One window of Trifolium pratense cultivar HEN17-A07 linkage group LG5, ARS_RC_1.1, whole genome shotgun sequence genomic DNA carries:
- the LOC123883286 gene encoding splicing factor 3A subunit 2-like, which produces MDREWGSKPGSGGAATAQNEAIDRRERLRRLALETIDLAKDPYFMRNHLGSYECKLCLTLHNNEGNYLAHTQGKRHQTNLAKRAAREAKDAPAQPQPHKRKLNLKKTVKIGRPGYRVTKQFDPDTKQRSLLFQIEYPEIEDLAKPRHRFMSSYEQRVQPFDKRYQYLLFAAEPYETISFKVPSTEIDKSTPKFFSHWDPDSKMFTLQLYFKTKPPEATKPQPPTSAPNGTTTAPGVPPRPMPPPPQAPLPPPPPPPQGLPPGAPMGNPPRAPPPPMSGSMPPPPPMAANGPRPIPSGAMPPLPPPAPLGARPPSMPPPPQGFPGQQMQS; this is translated from the exons ATGGACAGAGAATGGGGTTCAAAACCGGGAAGCGGCGGAGCAGCGACGGCGCAAAACGAAGCAATAGACCGCCGTGAAAGACTCCGACGATTAGCATTAGAAACAATAGATCTAGCAAAAGATCCATATTTCATGCGAAATCATCTCGGTAGTTATGAATGCAAACTCTGTTTAACTCTTCATAACAACGAAGGTAATTACCTTGCTCATACACAAGGTAAACGTCATCAAACAAATCTCGCTAAACGTGCTGCTCGTGAAGCTAAAGATGCTCCTGCTCAACCTCAACCTCATAAGCGGAAACTTAATCTAAAGAAAACTG TTAAGATTGGGAGACCTGGGTATCGTGTGACTAAGCAATTTGATCCTGATACTAAACAAAGATCTCTTCTTTTTcag ATCGAATATCCTGAGATTGAAGACCTCGCAAAGCCCAGACATCGATTTATGTCCTCCTATGAGCAG AGGGTGCAGCCATTTGATAAAAGATACCAGTATCTCTTGTTTGCAGCTGAACCTTATGAAACAATTTCTTTCAAG GTACCAAGCACTGAGATTGATAAGTCTACTCCAAAGTTTTTCTCACATTGGGACCCAGATTCAAAGATGTTCACA CTGCAGTTGTATTTTAAAACCAAACCCCCAGAGGCAACCAAACCGCAGCCGCCTACCTCTGCACCCAATGGCACCACCACAGCACCTGGTGTTCCACCAAGACCTATGCCCCCACCACCACAAGCTCCAttaccaccaccacctcctcctccaCAAGGGCTACCTCCCGGCGCACCGATGGGAAATCCTCCTCGAGCACCTCCGCCTCCAATGTCAGGATCAATGCCACCACCACCTCCTATGGCTGCAAATGGTCCTCGGCCTATACCTTCTGGTGCAATGCCACCTCTCCCACCCCCAGCACCCCTTGGTGCTAGACCTCCATCAATGCCACCTCCTCCACAAGGTTTTCCAGGCCAACAAATGCAGAGCTAG
- the LOC123883287 gene encoding probable NADH dehydrogenase [ubiquinone] 1 alpha subcomplex subunit 12: MASVVKSIIDGVKEKGLGGFFRHLKNEGYLRCLPDGNLLQTKIHNIGATLVGVDKFGNKYYEKTENTQYGRHRWVEYAEKTRYNASQVPAEWHGWLHFITDHTGDELLLLKPKRYGVEHKENLSGHGEEFIYHSKGHALNPGQRNWTRYQPWQSTNEP; this comes from the exons ATGGCGTCGGTGGTGAAGAGCATCATAGATGGAGTCAAGGAGAAAGGTCTCGGCGGCTTCTTCAGACACCTCAAGAATGAAGGATACTT GAGATGCCTTCCTGATGGAAACCTATT GCAAACCAAGATCCACAATATTGGGGCAACGCTTGTTGGTGTTGATAAGTTTGGTAATAAGTACTACGAGAAAACTGAAAACACACAGTATG GAAGACACAGGTGGGTTGAATATGCTGAGAAGACTAGATATAATGCTTCTCAGGTTCCTGCTGAATGGCATGGCTGGCTCCACTTCATAACTGATCACACCGGTGATGAG CTTCTTTTATTGAAACCAAAAAGGTACGGTGTTGAACATAAAGAAAATTTATCTGGACATGGTGAAGAGTTTATCTATCATTCCAAGGGTCACGCTCTCAATCCAGGGCAGAGAAACTGGACCAGGTACCAACCATGGCAGTCCACCAACGAACCGTGA